TGCAACCGGAAGTTCATAGCCAGGGGTGTATGAAGCCGTCGTGTAAAGGAAAACCGCTGCGAAAAGAGCGGTTTGGCGTTGTCGCGGCAAAGCGGCGGGAAAGGGGTCGTGGTGACTTTGGTCGGGCCGATGGGCAGGGTATTGAAGCGGTTTGCGGCCGATGCGTCGGGCAACATGCTCGTGCTGTCGGCCCTGTCGATGCCTGTCGTCATCGGCTGCGCGGGGCTTGCGGTCGAGTACGGCTCGGCCGTCGGCCTGCGGGCGCAGAACCAGCGCATGTCCGATCTCGCGGCCTATGCCGGCGCGGTCGCCTATGCGCGCGAGCAGTCCGAAGAGCGCATGCGCGCGGCGGCCCTCGCTGTGGTGGCCCTCAACGGCGGCGACCCGCAGCAGGCCGAGGTCAGCCTCGTCGCCTCGCCGCTCGACCCTGACGCCCTCGCCGTCCGGGTCGACGTGGCGGGCGTCCAGCCGGCCTTTCTGTCGGCAATCCTGAGCGACGTGATCGCCATTCCAGTGCTTGCCGGGTCCACCGCCATCCTCGGCAGTCCGGCGCGGGAGGAGGGGGGCGGCTGCATCGTGGCGCTCGATGCCGCGCAGTCCGGCATCACGCTCTCCGGCGGAACCACGCTCAACGCGCCGGATTGCGCCATCGCCTCCAATGCCGCCGTGGTCGTGCCCTGCGGCACCCGGGTTTCGGCGCTGAAGGTCACCTACGGATCCACCCTCGACAATTGCAGATGGGACACCAACGTCCGGGAAACGGTCGCCCGCCAGTCCGTCACCGATCCGCTCGCCGGCCATACGGGCATCGCGGCCGCATGGGCCCGCGTGGCCTCCGTGAACGCGATGCAGTGGCCGCCGGTGCCCTCGGTCAAGAGTGGCACGGACGTGCATTTCGAGGGCGGGTGGAACCAGACCACCGTCGCGGCAGTGAAGGCGAAGATGCCCATCGGCTGCAGCGCGGCCTGGAACGCGCCGCGGTGGACCGTCGACTGTTCCGGCGTCTCGTCCGGGCAGGAGATCCGGTTCGGGAACATCACCGTGGCGGGAGGCGTCACCCTCGACGTCGATCCCAACGGGAAGGGGCGGACCTATTACGTCAACGGCGGCATCGAGACGGGCTCGTCGGGCGAGTTCAGGTTCGGCGGCGGCAACTGGACCATCCGCCAGGGGCTGCGGGTCCAGGGGTCGGCGTCGGTCACCTTCGGCGCGGGAAG
The nucleotide sequence above comes from Aquibium microcysteis. Encoded proteins:
- a CDS encoding pilus assembly protein TadG-related protein — its product is MVTLVGPMGRVLKRFAADASGNMLVLSALSMPVVIGCAGLAVEYGSAVGLRAQNQRMSDLAAYAGAVAYAREQSEERMRAAALAVVALNGGDPQQAEVSLVASPLDPDALAVRVDVAGVQPAFLSAILSDVIAIPVLAGSTAILGSPAREEGGGCIVALDAAQSGITLSGGTTLNAPDCAIASNAAVVVPCGTRVSALKVTYGSTLDNCRWDTNVRETVARQSVTDPLAGHTGIAAAWARVASVNAMQWPPVPSVKSGTDVHFEGGWNQTTVAAVKAKMPIGCSAAWNAPRWTVDCSGVSSGQEIRFGNITVAGGVTLDVDPNGKGRTYYVNGGIETGSSGEFRFGGGNWTIRQGLRVQGSASVTFGAGSFLIGNGKFTCGGSQPSICVQGSGSLVFGDASMFNLGYGLRIEGSTRVELGGGSGNAYHIGNSGGTAVALEGSSRLRTGDVSAADGFRIKGDVKTAGGSCAWFGRAAHSDVDGQMSLSGGSRLGAGTWTVNGGFQLGASGGGGVTCFGQEVSLLGQDVTLVVSGKGVKSSGSCGDAAFCATAGYRNVTLSAPTTGANANVALIGPQTSATTTGASFAAGAASARISGAFYFPNGPLEMSGGAGVGGGTGGCFQVVASRVTLTGGTTGASNCEMSAESGGAQETVAVRIVR